Part of the Hevea brasiliensis isolate MT/VB/25A 57/8 chromosome 16, ASM3005281v1, whole genome shotgun sequence genome is shown below.
TTTTATGAGAAACAAAAGTCAACAACTATCTAAAATGTTAAGTTTTATTATGAAAGTCAACAACTTGTAACACATGCTTCCTTGAAGTGCAAACAATTTTTTGTTCCTGCTCCTGAAAATAGGGTAGTTTGAGAAAGTATTCAGATAACTGTTTCCTAAAATATTCAGCCAAACAAGTTTTTCCAttgatatttcttttttttttttttttttttttttgtacttgaacttaatttttgaaaataggaACCAAATGCTATCAGTAATTTCAAAATGCTGACAGCATTAGTATTtgctttttatttatttacatttgtTCCTATCAGCATGTAAAGAACTCTATTTTTGAGGATGATGATGGTGTCTGGGTTGTGAGCATGCATGGGTATGTGCACTGTGCATACACGTGTCTGTTGAGTATTGGGATAACTTTTTGTGATATCCTCCTTATGGGTAACTATTAAGGAGCAATGAACTCTGAGTCTGTTGATATTTTACTTGGTAATTAAAAATAGTTGGAACTACTgctcatttttcaaattttatttaattttgctTTGCAGGTCTGGCATGTTGCTGATGTTCCAGCAAATGATAAATTTCAGTACACATACTTTGCACATAAACTTAACAGCTTTGACACAGCTCCTAGGAAGTTGTTAGCATCTGATTCTCGTCTGCGCCCTGATAGACTAGCACTGGAGAAGGGTGATCTATCAAAAGCTGGTGCTGAAAAGAGCAGGTCTCTCTCTCTCAGCTCACCCTTCTTTTGATACCCAGATTGTGCTGCAAAATCAGTTCTTTCAATTATAAGATGTTTACCATGCATTTTCTTAATCCTGTCAGTTTGGAGGAGAGGCAGAGAGCTGAAAAAAGAGACCGAGAGGCTAAGGCCCATAAATTTACTCCAAGATGGTTTGATATGACTGATGAGGTAACACCTACTCCATGGGGTGACTTGGAAGTCTACCAATACAATGGTAAATACACGGAACATAGGGAGGCTGTGGATAGATCAGATAGCATAGAAGAGGTTGATGTCAAATCATTTGAATTCAACCCATGGCAATATGGTAACTTGTCTGCAGAATGAGGTACTCCTGCCTTCATGTTTTGCTTGGTTTATGCGGTTGTAACTCGTTGTTGGCTTGTTTACATTTATATCTTTTCGATAATCCTTTAGCAATTGGGTTGAGAATTTCAATTTTTCTTAGTTCTGTTAATAGCCCTTTTTTTCTAGTCCCATCTTTCTGATATATCCAACCTCCCTACTCCTCTCTTGTTATTATACCCATAAAAAGTTTGGTATTTTGGGGATGCTGGACACGAATGCATGATTTTGAGGTGTTGGCATATTCTAATAGAAGTAGTGCGTTATTCTTTGCCTTTCAATATAGGAAAATTGGGAGAATTAATGAAAGAAACAAGAGGGAATGATTATTACTATTTTCTATTTAGAAAGTTGTTTGTAGCAAGAAATTTTTATCTAAATCCAGTAGTTTTTAACGGATCGAAGAGACATCAAGAAATACAGTATATGTGGAGTCcactttatattttgatttattatgGATCAAATCTTAGCAAGAATGACTCATTTATGGCTTCCTTGGCTTTTAAGAATTTTAGCCAATAAAAACGAAATCAGGGATGTGAATATCctattcttttgtttttttttacatCGAAAAGATAAATGACGATTCAGTGATGGGAATGAATTGCTGTTAAAATCATGATAATTTAAATAGAGTTTTTTTTTCATATAAgtcacatacacacctaatctATAACTGATGTGGGATCTCGAAGAATCAACCTATGAGGCACGTTTACTAATTCGCGGATCTCAATCTACAACCACAATGAAAATAAGACTCTCATTGATTTTTACTTGTaaggttttattattattattttttatgtaaaaaagACAAATAAGGGCTCAGCGACTAAAATGAATCATTGTTAAAACAATGAAAATTTTAATAGATTCTTTTTTTTCCATACAAGTTATATACATATTCAATTTACAACCGATGTTGTATAATTGATGGTATAATGGGCATAATGGGtaattaattgctgtaatttgGATTCGGTCCAGTTCAAATCCGGACCTTGATCTGATATGTGTACATGTGTGCCGGTCTGGTCCAagaaaagaaaatctttttataTATTGGAACATGTGCTGTAACATGCAATGCTGAATTCCTAATGTGACTCTATTGGTGCTCCTTTTGCAGCAAGAAAAACGAGAGAGGGAAAAAAAATATTgttttgttgaaaaaaaaaaaagagaaggaaaaaattaaaagaaaataaaaaaaattatgagaatttaaataaaaaaaatgcttaaaaaaacatTTTGAGTCATTTTATTTTCTGTCCAAATTGAATAGAAAAGACTTAAAAtcaatgtattttttttttattttttctatatattatttgtttttcttaagtagttattttttaatatgatttttatttataataaaaatataataattttctctctttatttctttttttatgaaatataaacaataaataagaaaataaaaaattttccttTCCAATATGGATTTTACTCTCTTTATAATTTCACTCATTACTCTTTTCCTAGTTTTCCATTTTACAACACAGGCATTaggtttatttttattaaaaaaaaattcagcaaaattaaaaaaaaaaagtcattaaaaaaaggaaaataaaaaattataaggaACCATAAATAGACGTACGTGTTAATGATAATCTACTGGCTCCTATCAATCATTAACCATAAGGAGAAAATTATTAACTTCTTATGTGTATAAGTAgtcttaattattaaaaaaaataaaaataattttcaatatatttcaaagcttaaaaatttaatttacttttaaaGAAATATTATTTACTGATGAGTTTTTCATTTAAATGAAACTttaaagaaaaatagaaaaaaagatATTTATGGCACGTGGAAAGGTTTACAGTATTCTGGAGCACATAAatctctcatttaaataaaatacaTAAACTTTTGTGTCATAAATATTGTTTTATTTTTCTATCACGATGATTTATTGACTCTGACTATTTTCAAAATCGAGCTACTATCAATCTCATATTAAGAAATCTCTCTTAACATAATataagaatattattttttaatactctataTACATGTTATAAATTTTCACCGTAACAATGTAAATATAAGAGAAAAGaaaacataaataaaatttttaaataaagtaattttacttAATAAAATAACCATAGAAACAAGATGAGGATgaaataattcaaaataaaagaTGTTTGAAGCAAGAGATGAACGTGTTTAAATCATTTCAACGTTTGAATTAAAAATAGCAAATTCTATGGATGTGAAtttaaaataatagaaaaaagtaaaaaaaaaaaaaaacctcatggTTAACGTGGTTTAACTTTTATAAATTTGATAACAcgtgtttttttttattaataaatattatttaaatttttaattatcattaaataattttaagtaGTAAACATGTAGCACTGGTGTGATGATATGTTAACGTgacatatttattatataaaacacCAATAACATTACGCttgttaaaaaatataaaatattaaatttattaaaattaaatcacaATGACAATCACTTAAATGTCaaagtataaaattataaatatatatttttttaattttttctcttAATAACATTTCGCTAGTTAAATGAAGGATCAatttgtaaaatttcatatttggctCGACCTTCTAAATTAAATGTAGAATTATTGAGTGTCTTCAGAAAATTTGCGTGTAAAATAATTAGTTAAATGAGAAAATGATTTTGAAGTATCGAAAAAAATATTTCAGTCTATTCATTCAGACCTGATGGTGATCCCATAACAAGATCTGAGAAAATTTCATATGGAATATTTCTAAGGAACTCGTGTATCAGTAAGTTGGTTGATCCATTGCGTTGGTCCTTCTAATTTGGTTCTTATAACAATACAAAAGAACCAATGCTTTATGATTTTTGATAGCCATGGTGGCTAATGTAATCtcgttattatattttaatttaataaagaaataatttattttatttataattttttgttttattatatTCATTTAAAAATTGCTGTCACTCCACTCTTCTCGACTCGCTCTCCTATATATATCTCACCCGCACTGCATTGCTGCGTTTTTAAGTAGCTGTTCTTGTCCTCTTGGATCTTCCAGCGAGGAATTGAGTTCAGAACTGAATTCAGAATTAACGAGGCCAGGTTTTAATTCCTAGTCGAGCACACAGAGATGGGTACTCCAGATAAGAATCAAAGTAAAGGTTTTTTAGCGGCCATGACCTCGGGTTTATCCATGTTTGGCAACGCTATGCACAGATCTGTTAATGGGTAACTCCAATATCTCTTTTTTGCTTCAAATTTTTGTATTCTGAAAAGAATTTAGTTAGATGATCAATTTGATAGCGATCTGTTAATATTAATGTAACTGGGATGTTGACCTTTTGAATTCAATATCTGGGTTTTCTGTGCTTAATGTCCTCAATTTCATGAGTGTTCTTTGTTTTCAATGTCTCCAGATTGCTTGGTTATGAAGGGGTAGAAGTCATAAATCCAGAGGGTGGTAAAGATGACGCAGAGGAAGAAGCTCAGAGAGGAAGATGGAAGCAGGAGGTATGCTTCCTTCTTTTAGCCCTCACGCTTTAAATTttcgttctttttttttttatccgttGGATTACTACCCTGTTTTATTCACACGACTGGATGCTGTTCATCATCTCATGtgtttttatttttaagtaaataCGTTCCATCTATTGGTTTTGTTCTGTACAGGAACGAGATAGCTATTGGAAAATGATGCACAAATACATAGGCTCAGATGTTACATCTATGGTGACACTTCCTGTCCTAATTTTTGAGCCAATGACCATGCTTCAAAAAATGGCAGAGGTTTGTGCCTCTCTGTCTCCGGCATTTTATGATTTTATGAGATGGACACTCCATATAGTCTGCACCGTTTTTTAAATTGTGCCTGCCTGTCACAGTTGATGGAATACTCCTACTTGTTAGATCAAGCAGATAAATGCGAGGATCCTTACATGCGTTTGGTGTATGCTTGTGAGTAAAATGCTTTTGCATTAAACTTTTACGAGGTTCATTTGGGTAATGAACTGAAGTTGTGTTACCCAGTGCAGCATCATGGGCTATTTCTGTTTACTATGCCTACCAACGAACATGGAAACCGTTTAATCCCATTCTTGGAGagacttatgaaatggttaatcATGGTGGGATTACGTTTATTGCAGAGCAGGTGAGTCTTCAACTTTTTACTGCTTCATTCCTAtctttgctttatttctttaataatatcTTGCAAGTGGAAGCTGTGCTAAAATTGCCTCTTCCTTACTCCTTTCCCTTTTGTTCCATCTAAAATAATTGTGTCTGGCTATTTTTATCTTTCTTTGGGAGATAACTCGTTGAAAGATGCTTTCATTTCATTCCAGTTGCTATTTTATATTGCTTGCAACGCTGATTATTTGACCATATGTTTATATCAGGTTAGTCATCATCCCCCTATGAGTGCTGGACATGCTGAAAATGAGCATTTTACTTATGATGTGACATCAAAGTTAAAAACTAAATTTTTGGGAAACTCTCTTGACGTTTACCCAGTTGGAAGGTAATATCTGCATTGCAATTTTCCAATGTTTGTTTTCAGTATTTTGTTGTTTGTCTTGAGGTTTTAATTCTCCATTGTTGTTAGTCCTTGGATGCTAATGCAATCAAAGCAGAATCCCACGAATGAAAaggattttatttcaatttttgtgCCTTTTTTTTTTGGAGGTACCTTGTAAGATGAAGATAACAATTTATGGACTTGTGGAAGAGGATAGCCTTGGGGGGTAGGGGGGAGTTTGCATTAGTCTATTAATAATCATTTTGCCTTTATCTTAATGCTGAAGATTCTctcccacaccccccccccccttcctTTCTCCCCTCATCTTCTGTTTGGATAGAAGGAAAAGGCGAGGAGAAAATGGTGAGAAAACTTAGGAGATTACTTCtgcttttttaaaaaagaaaaacaccTTCATTTTTGGAGAATAAATTGTTTGCAAAGGATATATAAAGGATTTTATCCTATATAGAGCGATTATATTTAATGCGACaaaggaaaatttttaaattctttcCTTTCATTTCCTCACATGTCTTCCCCACCTTTGAACAAGGTAAAGTAACTTTCCTCTCACATTCCACTCAGCACAAACCATTTTCCTTCTCCTTAATTCCCTTTTCCCCAAAAGTAGTGTAATGCTGCCTTTTAGCAAAGTAAGGAAAACACGTGTGATATTTGCATGGGGCTTTATCATAGCTGactatttttttctttgtttggtatcatgtgatatttcattttattagaatttgagCATTTAAGTACTgtataaattcaaattaatttactTCTTTACAGAACACGAGTGACTCTAAAAAGAGATAATGTGGTTTTAGATCTAGTGCCACCTCCTACGAAGGTAAACAATCTAATTTTTGGACGGACTTGGGTTGATTCACCTGGCGAGATGATAATGACAAATTTGACTACTGAAGACAAAGTTGTTCTATATTTCCAACCATGCAGCTGGTTTGGGTATTTAATatatttctctctctttctaaTTTCATGATTCCATTCTCTTAACATTGGCTCTTCTATGTATAAAATCTAGGTGTTTGATAAATGTATAATTTGTGGCATAATTACCTTTGCAATTTTGGAAATTGGGAAATTATGGGGTGATTGTTTGACTGCAATGAAGTTGGAGTTATTTAGACTTCACCTACTCAATTGTTCATGCtctttgtctctctctctctctctctctctctctctctctctctctccttcttgttGTCTTTAATTGAATATATGTGGGATAAAGTTGGAAATGCATAATTTGAAAGATTACATCGGCTTCTgattcactttcctccctctctctctctctctctctctctctctctctctccccttgtTGTTGTCTTTAATTGAATATATGTGGGATAAAGTTGGAAATGCATAATTTGAATTGATTACATTGTCTTCAGGTTCACTgagttattgaagtgtttttctgACTCATCTACatgttttatatattatatatgggAGGTTTCAGAAAAGCGAAGGGGGGGTGTTGACGGACATGGTGTTGGGTCCATATCTTCATATTTTGTTCCCACAAGGATCTCAACCATCATTGCATTTAAATTCTCTTAACCTGCTGGTGGTGACTGAAGAACGATTATGCTTGATTGCAGTGCTGGTCGCTATGAAGTGGATGGATATGTTTATAATGCTGCTGAAGAGCCAAAAATATTGATGACAGGGAAGTGGAATGAGTCAATGAGCTATCAACCATGTGATATGGAAGGAGAACCTCTTCCAGGCTCAGAATTGAAAGAGGCAAGAACTTATTTTACCACATGCCTGCTTTATTTTGCTTTCAGTTTCCTTTTTTATTTGATATGAAACAACAGTAAACTATTCTCACATGTTGAGGTTTATTGTGCAATTTTTTGCATTCAGCATCCTGGTATTGTGATTCTTTAACATATACTAATTTTGATAATGGCTTAAAGGCTGttatgatgaaatttttgttTGTGCTTTGTCTCCTTCCTTGAAGTGCATTAGTCACTTGTAGTAGTTGGAGAGAGCTCATGAAAAGTTGCATGGAATATTTTCTTGTTTTGGCATGTTTTCTATTGAGAATTTGTTCCTCATCTGCTGCCCTGAAGTCTGATTCTGAGAAAACTGCAAAAAAAATATTCTCCTGTTCCTAAACAGGGTATTTTAAGAACAAGCTTTCAGAGTACTGTTTTTCTAAGATAGTCTGCCAAATAAGTTTTACCATTGACGACAAATTTTTTTCATGATTGAACTTAATTTTTGAAATAGGAAACAGATGCTATTTTTTACAAATGAACAATTGGATTACAGAAGAATTGCATTAGTgtgtctttttatttatttaaattcaaaTCCCACCAGCATACCAAGAACTTAACTTTTGAGGATGATGGTGGTGAATGGTTTGCCAGTGCTTATGTGTGTATGTGTGTTGGGATAATATTTGTGATGGAAAAGATCATTTTTGGTAACTAATATCCAATCAACTTTGGGTTTTACTGGTTTGGACTTGGTAATTAAACATTTCACTTGTAATTACTTCTCACTTTGGGTCTTTATTTAATTTTGCTCTGCAGGTCTGGCATGTTGCTGATGCTCCAGCAAATGATAAATTTCAGTATACTTATTTTGCACATAAAATTAACAGCTTTGACACAGCTCCTAGGAAGTTGTTGGCATCTGATTCTCGTCTGCGCCCTGATAGATTAGCACTTGAGAAGAGTGATCTATCGAAAGCTGGTGCGGAAAAGAGCaggtctctctctctttcttgcaCCCTTTTTATCACTTGACTAAAGCCTGGAATTAAATGTGCTGCAAAATCACTTTTTTCAACTTTAAGGTGTTTACCCTGTGTTTTTTTATGACAGTTTGGAGGAAAGGCAGAGAGCTGAAAAAAGAGAACGAGAGGCTAAAGGCCATAAATTTATACCAAGATGGTTTGATATGACTGATGAGGTTACACCTACACCATGGGGTGACTTGGAAGTCTACCAGTACAACGGTAAATATGCTGAACATAGGGCTTCTTTGGACGGCTCAGACAGCATAGAAGAGGTTGATGTCCAATCAATTGAATTCAACCCTTGGTAGTATGGTAACTTTTCTGCAGAATGAAGTCCTAATGTCTTAATGTTTGCTTGGGTTTATGCAGTTGGTTAACTCATGTTGAAAGTAGATGCTCTTTGTTGGCTTCTGTACATTGTATTTCCATTTCTACAATCAATTTGCAATTGGGTTTGAGACgttttatttttctaattatcTTAGTCTTGTAAGAGTCTTTTTAGGGGCTTATTTGTTTTCTTATTCCATTTTTCTGATAAATCCAATCTCCCCTCTTTTGCTAATCTGGTTGGCATTTTAGGGTTGCCTGTACATTAATGCATGATTTTTGAGCCGCTGGAATATTCTATTAGAAAGCGTGCAATACTCCATTTCCTTTCAATGTAGCAGAATAGGTAAGTGATGGAATAAACAAGAAGGAATCattattactattttctagtcaAAGCTGTACCCTATTTTGTCATGTTATGATGAAGGTTCAGATACCATCATCAAAATAGGGTGCAGATAATTACTATTATTCCATTCACCAGCTACTTTGATGATGTTGGAGGCAACAAATACATGTGCCATGTTTTGTCATGTTGTGATGGCATGGTGAATGAGATTAGTTTGTCAACTTCCATTTTGAATTTGTTGCACTCCGGCCATTGAAGTTCTTAGTTCTTTCTCCAAATAGCCTGTATTCTTTTGCCATAAAAAACTATAATCATCGGTTTTCCATCTCTAGCAAAGATCAGAGATCAGAGATCACTAATATAGCTATTCATTTACAGCTAGAAAGAATGGCTTTGATATATGCTCAACCCCTGAtgcatataaaattttttttaagataaCTATAAAAATTCAACTTAAAAACTCAAATTTTCTTTCCAGCTGTAAATGAATCTTAATCTCCCGATGCATATAAAATTTTGTTTATGATAAATATAAAATCCTAAACTCCTCTTCATATATAGAAAACAGTAGAAATAGCagtaaaaaaaatcaaatgattggcaatttaaaatattgaaaGTTAGAAACAGTGAATGCATATAGGCGGTAAGAAACTAAAATAACATAATGAGGTGTTTGATAGGCACAGATTGATTTCATAGTGTGAGATTAATGATTATGGTCTCTGCACTTTGTTtttattcttatatatatatatatatatatatatatatatatatatatatatataaagaggagACAGTGATTCAATTTTGAGATGTTAGGCGGCTAAGATTTAACTTTTGATTTTTGAACTGCAATTTTGAAATTGATTACCGTACATTAAATGCCTTGTGATGTGAGATTCTTTGATTTGTCTTATGTTAGGTTTCCCGTGTTTATGGAGCTCACAGTCCTGCAAGTGCAAGTAATACCACCATTTCCCTTTCCCCAAAAGCTTTTAAGAGTCGTATCACTTTTAATCTAACATATTGCAAAATTAGATCCATAAATCATTTGAAATTTAAACTTAGAATAATtagaaatattgaaaatttttgcatttttacttgaaaaaaaaaaaggctacaAAGTCATCGTTGAAAGGTGCAAGAAAGCAGAAATCCATAGAAGATTTTTCACATCAAACTCGCACCCTCTAAATTGATCTGGTAATAAAAAAATGGATCAATGAGTGGACATATACTCCCTTTTACGTCAAGAAATCTCACACTTCCTTAAGCTTCAAACTCTTCTAAAACCTCCAACCCTCTCCCCACAAATTAATATGGATTTTTGCCCCTTTTTTCTCatcatatttaataaatattaattaattataatttgaatcttttaaattcattcacaatttaTTCCTTTCGTCCCAATGAaatagatttatttttatttccatATAGTTAAAATAATAAATCTTATTTTGTATTTATCTAATATACCATTTACTTGTAttgtttattaaaaattaaataaatcatattattaAATTACTTTTGAAAttagtaaattttaattataatatatattaaataggaattattaataaataaattattatttaaaaaaatgacttataatttaagataaataaaaaataatttttttttttttttgtaatggaTCCAACAATAAACAAGGGAAGGGTGCCGCCCTTTTCCAGCTTTCTTGGGGGAGAATTTGTTGCCTTGCACGAACGTTACCTTTATCTTTCTGTCCTGGGGCGGGCCTAACAACACAATTTCATGACCATTTTGCCCCTTTCGTTTCCAATCATTTAAGGACTGCGGAGGACAAGGTACATTGGGCCAATTTTTCCTCCGACCCGAAAtactaaagaaaaaaataaaaagatcaaACCTATAATGGGAATTGcagttcatttttaaattaattttatttatttatcgcGAAGAAATATGAGTGGCAGAGGCAGATATGAATTGTGGATAAAATAtatgggaaaaaaaaaaggataataaTCCAAAGAAACAATGAAGGGGGGGAGGCAACACATGAGCTCAAGCGAGGTTTAACAGATCACACCTCAGGTGATGCCATGCTGGATGTCTCCTTCATTAACACCCAACATTGAGCTGGACCAAATCTCATCTCCTTTTACAACcctattttatcattttctcttttcatataacttttattaaaatttaaatttaattttttataccatttttaaaatgattttaatattattttaaaaaataatttacacaAAATTTATATTGCTAACTAGATTATCTCCAATTGATTTGCAGAGAGGAAAGGTCCACATTTTGCGAGCCTCAACATCCACACCACTTTCCTCTCTTCAGAAAATTAAAACCTTACCTTAAACATGCCTGCATAACTACCGCTTTACTACACAATCGCCACGTGTCCGATATTTCCCATGTCCTTTCTTGGCAACCCACCCTTCCCGCTTTCCACGTTTCAGTAAAAATTCTTTAGGACCAAAATCTTTTGACATTTTATTCAAGTTATCCTTTTCATTTCATTGGGCCCACCACTCCTGTCGGTCCCACCCCTAACATAACGCTGTTATCTATCTTGCCGCTCTACCTGCCACATAAACCCGTCCGTCAACGTTATCTACACTTTgtcggtttttttttttaatttttattttttaaaattgattttgtGATGGTGCCCGTATcaatatcgcatttcaaattcccATTATTGCAAaaacacaaaaatattaaattttgtttttcttttctcagTCAGATAATAATACTGACCAATAAAGACCTGTTCTTCTGCCACGTAAGAAAATCATCTTCACTTTATCCAATGTGGCACAAACTCATCAACAAACCACGAGTTCCCTCAGCAAAAGTTCCTAACAATAACATGCTCATCTGGATAACTCCTCCAGTACTGAGAAGTTCATacgcattgaatgaaatgaccaATATATCCCTGTGATGTTTACTGGCTGACAACATTGCCTCATCatcaatatttaaaataattctgTAAATAAAAACCTACTTTCcccatttaataatattaaaattattttaaaaattataaaataacacATAAAAAATAAAGCATTGGATCTGCAGACACGTGATAAATAAAATAGAAGAGATCCAAGTGATTCAGTTGTGTACGGTAACTGTAACTTACCTGCTAAATATTATTAAACGTGATTATTTTTGTTTTTCGCGATTTTTCGCTCATATTCTCCTTGTGTTTTTCCTAATGGGAATTGCttttctcaattttaatttaataaataaataagcaaattaataacaaaaaatacttttatttcatatttgaattattaaacttcaatatcatgtaaaaataaccaaatttgatttataaatttttaatttttgttacaaacacaattgataattaaattgtaattaaaatgagcacaactaataatttatttatattttttcttcCTTTGTATGTAAAGTTAATGAATatggtaaataaatttaataaaagtaaaaattatttATACTCCATTCGGGTTCCGAATATCGGATGGGAATTAGTTGCGCTTTCCAAAAAGATAAGTTAGTGATTAGGTTAAgctattttttaaaaagaaaattatgttTCATTTAATGATTAAAATGACATAAATATAACTTTTCTCTCCATAAAAAAACCTTCTAAAACTGCCCTCGgtcatttttattgatttttcattttattttattcatgaataatatttatttaatttttcttattttttaaaatttttattttttattttattctaacTTCACAGTGAGAGTTTTATTGTCTTTTAATaagaattttttatattaatttttattatgaatctttttaattatttaagatTGCATGCACATAAGAGATCAAAAAAAATAtatctttttaaaattataataattttactaaaatatattaagttttatatctcatatatatattatttataatcgatgtgaaatttcaaaaaattatctCAATTACTCACTAAAAAATAGATAAACACTCTCATTAAATACattcaaattctttttttttttaaattagataaatattataatttaatataatttttaagatGAATATATTAggtcatataaatttaaattttaaaaatattatatatcgaTAATGGtaagaattttaaataaatatttaatttgattaaatttaataGTTGAACATTTAtcacttatttaataaatattatatttaaatttttgctTTT
Proteins encoded:
- the LOC110645117 gene encoding oxysterol-binding protein-related protein 3C, yielding MGTPDKNQSKGFLAAMTSGLSMFGNAMHRSVNGLLGYEGVEVINPEGGKDDAEEEAQRGRWKQEERDSYWKMMHKYIGSDVTSMVTLPVLIFEPMTMLQKMAELMEYSYLLDQADKCEDPYMRLVYASSWAISVYYAYQRTWKPFNPILGETYEMVNHGGITFIAEQVSHHPPMSAGHAENEHFTYDVTSKLKTKFLGNSLDVYPVGRTRVTLKRDNVVLDLVPPPTKVNNLIFGRTWVDSPGEMIMTNLTTEDKVVLYFQPCSWFGAGRYEVDGYVYNAAEEPKILMTGKWNESMSYQPCDMEGEPLPGSELKEVWHVADAPANDKFQYTYFAHKINSFDTAPRKLLASDSRLRPDRLALEKSDLSKAGAEKSSLEERQRAEKREREAKGHKFIPRWFDMTDEVTPTPWGDLEVYQYNGKYAEHRASLDGSDSIEEVDVQSIEFNPW